From a single Balneolales bacterium ANBcel1 genomic region:
- a CDS encoding RecQ family ATP-dependent DNA helicase, translating into MQQARANLKKHWGFDDFRPGQDEVVGAVLAGKPTLVLFPTGGGKSLCYQVPATVLEGLTVVISPLVALMQDQVFQLKERGVSATFINSTISRQKVEQRLINARNGMYKLLYCAPERMETELWQNMLPELAVSLVAVDEAHCISEWGHDFRPVYRKIPEMMAPAGNDIRWLALTATATPEVRRDIVEALCLPSPEIISRGFDRPNLHWWVVEEEQKKRRLGEIVRRASGSSGLVYAGTRAACEALARELSRQGHPAEAYHAGLTPDQRESIQDRWIDGRLPLVVATNAFGMGIDKPDCRFVVHFDMPTSMEAYYQEAGRAGRDGKESYPILLSRKADFKAARKNIMDSWPDRRQLKAVYNAVCDHWDLAAGSMMDEMRKIDLDQVTLRSGLSRRLVWSGLRVLDQTDVIRLARIHEPQVGIQFIPSREGLQDRLSRMDKVRKRDFTDQLARLMGPEVHRQMVYLDERQIRTRLQLSSRLLENGLEVLASEGLLSYEIIRDEPVAKIMEGRYQKFRISEEEIIRHRDRLLKKLEFMIGYVQTRECRSRYIRHYFGEERVPERCGKCDRCKQGEGDRGVHATVRPDDIEMVRSLLEEEPMSFETLRTRTRWKRRHLNSVLAHMMREEEVSQARDEQAAYSIRS; encoded by the coding sequence ATGCAACAGGCCCGGGCCAATCTCAAAAAGCATTGGGGATTTGATGATTTTCGTCCGGGCCAGGACGAGGTGGTCGGGGCGGTTCTTGCCGGCAAACCCACCCTGGTTCTGTTTCCGACCGGTGGCGGGAAGTCACTGTGCTATCAGGTGCCGGCCACGGTGCTGGAGGGGTTGACAGTTGTGATCTCACCCCTGGTTGCGCTGATGCAGGATCAGGTTTTTCAGCTGAAGGAACGGGGGGTATCCGCCACTTTTATCAACAGCACTATCTCCAGGCAGAAAGTAGAGCAGCGCCTGATTAACGCGCGAAACGGCATGTACAAGCTGCTTTATTGCGCTCCGGAACGGATGGAGACGGAGTTGTGGCAAAACATGCTGCCTGAACTGGCGGTTTCACTGGTTGCGGTTGATGAAGCACACTGCATTTCCGAATGGGGGCACGACTTCCGTCCGGTATACCGAAAAATCCCGGAGATGATGGCCCCGGCAGGGAATGATATTCGCTGGCTGGCGCTCACCGCTACGGCGACTCCGGAGGTGCGCCGGGATATTGTAGAAGCCCTTTGCCTTCCATCCCCTGAAATAATATCCAGGGGTTTCGACCGTCCCAACCTGCATTGGTGGGTGGTGGAAGAGGAACAGAAAAAACGGCGTCTTGGCGAGATCGTCAGGCGGGCATCCGGAAGCAGCGGACTCGTCTACGCGGGAACCAGGGCGGCATGTGAGGCACTGGCCAGGGAGTTGTCGCGCCAGGGACACCCCGCGGAGGCGTATCACGCCGGTCTCACCCCGGATCAGCGGGAGTCTATTCAGGACCGCTGGATCGATGGCAGGCTGCCGCTCGTGGTTGCCACCAACGCCTTTGGCATGGGGATCGACAAGCCCGACTGCCGGTTTGTAGTCCATTTCGACATGCCGACATCGATGGAAGCCTATTACCAGGAAGCGGGACGTGCCGGCCGCGACGGCAAGGAGAGTTATCCGATCCTTTTATCACGAAAGGCCGATTTTAAAGCCGCACGAAAAAATATCATGGACTCCTGGCCCGACCGCCGGCAGCTCAAGGCGGTCTATAACGCGGTTTGTGACCATTGGGATCTGGCAGCCGGCTCGATGATGGATGAAATGCGAAAAATTGACCTTGATCAAGTGACGCTGCGATCGGGTTTGTCACGGCGCCTGGTCTGGTCCGGGTTGCGCGTACTGGATCAAACGGACGTCATTCGCCTTGCAAGAATACATGAACCGCAGGTCGGTATTCAGTTTATACCATCGCGGGAGGGACTCCAGGATCGCCTGTCGCGCATGGATAAAGTCCGTAAGCGGGATTTCACCGACCAGCTGGCACGATTGATGGGGCCGGAGGTGCACCGGCAGATGGTCTACCTGGATGAGCGACAGATCCGGACCCGTTTGCAACTTTCGTCGCGGCTGCTGGAGAACGGCCTGGAGGTTTTGGCATCCGAAGGGCTTCTGTCATACGAAATCATCCGGGATGAACCGGTTGCAAAAATCATGGAAGGACGTTACCAGAAGTTCCGCATAAGTGAGGAGGAGATTATCCGGCACCGCGACCGTCTGTTGAAAAAACTGGAATTCATGATCGGTTATGTGCAGACGCGGGAGTGCCGCAGTCGCTACATCCGCCATTATTTCGGGGAGGAGCGGGTTCCCGAAAGGTGCGGCAAGTGCGATCGCTGCAAACAGGGTGAAGGTGACAGGGGAGTCCATGCAACAGTGCGGCCCGATGATATCGAGATGGTCCGTTCATTGCTTGAGGAGGAGCCCATGTCGTTCGAAACCCTCCGCACCCGAACCAGGTGGAAGCGCAGGCACCTGAATAGCGTACTGGCACACATGATGCGGGAGGAGGAGGTGAGTCAGGCCCGTGACGAGCAGGCAGCGTACTCGATTCGATCCTGA
- a CDS encoding DUF1330 domain-containing protein, which translates to MATPDATGTFRQGTDNFPNHKTLMSCYFIAHISIYDNDEYQKYLDKAGAIFSKYRGEYLAVDNATEVLEGSREYDRTVLIRFDTIRDFDEWYRSEEYQEILKHRLKAARCDTVLVKGLD; encoded by the coding sequence ATGGCAACCCCTGATGCGACCGGCACTTTCCGGCAAGGCACGGACAACTTCCCCAATCATAAAACGCTTATGAGCTGCTACTTTATCGCCCATATTTCCATTTACGACAATGACGAATATCAGAAGTATCTGGACAAGGCCGGGGCCATCTTCAGCAAATACCGGGGTGAGTATCTTGCCGTTGATAATGCCACCGAAGTTTTGGAGGGCAGCCGGGAGTATGACCGCACGGTGCTGATCCGGTTCGACACCATCCGCGATTTTGATGAGTGGTACCGCTCGGAGGAGTACCAGGAGATTTTGAAGCACCGGCTGAAAGCGGCCCGCTGCGACACCGTTCTGGTTAAAGGACTCGATTGA
- a CDS encoding succinate dehydrogenase/fumarate reductase iron-sulfur subunit: MSDQTMTIHLKIWRQNDPNTPGKLVDYTVDDVNPDMSFLEMLDWLNERLMNEGEVPIEFDHDCREGICGSCNLVLNGMAHGPQKGTAVCQLHMRKYKDGDTIVVEPWRAKAFPMIKDLVVDRNALDRIMAAGGYISVNTGAPADANALPINKYDADLAFDYAACIGCGACVAACPNSSASLFTGAKIAQLAHLPQGHPERKSRVVSMVDKMAEEGFGDCSNYAECEAVCPAEISITAIAEMRREYFKALPVIE; the protein is encoded by the coding sequence ATGAGTGACCAAACCATGACCATTCACCTGAAAATCTGGAGACAAAATGATCCCAATACTCCGGGAAAACTGGTGGATTACACGGTGGATGATGTGAATCCGGACATGTCGTTTCTGGAGATGCTCGACTGGCTCAACGAGCGGCTGATGAACGAAGGCGAGGTGCCGATTGAATTCGACCACGACTGCCGCGAAGGTATCTGCGGATCGTGTAACCTGGTGCTCAACGGCATGGCACACGGTCCACAGAAAGGTACCGCCGTATGCCAGCTGCACATGCGCAAGTACAAGGACGGCGACACCATCGTGGTGGAACCGTGGCGCGCCAAGGCCTTCCCGATGATCAAGGATCTGGTGGTTGACCGCAATGCGCTCGACCGCATCATGGCCGCGGGCGGATATATATCGGTGAACACCGGTGCTCCGGCCGATGCCAATGCGCTGCCTATCAACAAGTATGATGCCGATCTTGCCTTCGACTATGCCGCCTGTATCGGTTGCGGGGCGTGCGTGGCAGCCTGTCCGAACTCTTCGGCATCATTGTTCACCGGCGCCAAGATCGCCCAGCTGGCCCACCTTCCCCAGGGACATCCCGAGAGAAAGAGCAGGGTAGTCAGCATGGTCGATAAAATGGCAGAAGAGGGATTTGGCGACTGCTCGAATTACGCCGAGTGCGAAGCCGTTTGTCCCGCTGAAATCTCCATTACCGCCATTGCCGAAATGCGGCGGGAGTATTTCAAGGCGTTGCCGGTCATCGAATAG